A window of Streptosporangiales bacterium contains these coding sequences:
- a CDS encoding methyltransferase domain-containing protein, producing the protein MLDYDREADCYDATRGGQVRADAAADALDWLFGPTVRQVLDVGAGTGIVSAALAATGKTVYGADASAGMLRLAAGRLPGRRMCADVTRLPVRDGMFDGVFVMWLLHLVRDSAGAVAECVRVLRPGGLFVTSVEVHSTHQRVASDVTEILMRYAKPGWQDRERDRRDKVVAAADAAGARYAGETTYVGHGRGMVPAHVAREMADGMVPIGRLDDDAKAACVRELEALPDQTARRPDPVYTLVAFVA; encoded by the coding sequence GTGCTCGACTACGACCGCGAAGCGGACTGCTACGACGCGACCAGGGGCGGCCAGGTGCGTGCCGACGCCGCCGCGGACGCGCTAGACTGGTTGTTCGGCCCCACCGTGCGGCAGGTGCTCGACGTCGGCGCCGGTACGGGGATCGTCAGTGCGGCGCTGGCTGCCACCGGCAAGACGGTGTACGGCGCGGACGCGTCGGCCGGCATGCTGCGGCTGGCCGCCGGGCGGCTGCCCGGCAGGCGGATGTGCGCCGACGTGACCAGGCTGCCGGTCCGTGACGGCATGTTCGACGGGGTGTTCGTGATGTGGCTGCTGCACCTGGTGCGCGACTCCGCCGGCGCGGTCGCGGAGTGCGTGCGGGTGTTGCGGCCGGGCGGGCTGTTCGTCACCAGCGTCGAGGTGCACTCCACCCACCAGCGGGTGGCGTCCGACGTCACGGAGATCCTCATGCGCTACGCGAAGCCGGGCTGGCAGGACCGGGAACGCGACCGGCGCGACAAGGTGGTGGCCGCGGCGGACGCCGCAGGGGCGCGGTACGCGGGCGAGACCACGTACGTCGGCCACGGCCGCGGCATGGTGCCCGCACACGTGGCACGGGAGATGGCCGACGGCATGGTGCCCATCGGCCGGCTCGACGACGACGCGAAGGCCGCATGCGTCCGCGAGCTGGAGGCCCTGCCGGACCAGACGGCCAGACGCCCCGACCCGGTGTACACCCTGGTCGCGTTCGTCGCCTGA
- a CDS encoding CGNR zinc finger domain-containing protein, whose translation MDFNSHMDAVVRVTVDLVNVATPGEARGRPYPLPAGDALLDAVAGALAATSSPNRRQTAPDRADVDDLVALAARLRTVFEAVAAADLDTAAGTVNRLLADSGARPELSKHDGEPWHLHFHGTDGSLVGGWTASCATGLAVVLGGEYAERLGICSAPSCDRAYVDTSRRFCSTACQSRVKAAAYRERRQT comes from the coding sequence GTGGACTTCAACAGTCACATGGATGCGGTCGTGCGGGTGACGGTCGACCTGGTCAACGTCGCGACCCCCGGCGAGGCCCGCGGCCGGCCGTACCCGCTGCCCGCCGGCGACGCCCTGCTCGACGCCGTCGCCGGCGCCCTCGCGGCCACCAGCTCGCCGAACCGGCGGCAGACCGCGCCTGACCGCGCCGACGTCGACGACCTGGTCGCCCTCGCCGCGCGGCTGCGTACGGTCTTCGAGGCAGTCGCCGCCGCCGACCTCGACACCGCCGCCGGCACCGTCAACCGGCTGCTCGCGGACAGCGGCGCACGCCCAGAGCTCAGCAAGCACGACGGCGAGCCCTGGCACCTGCACTTCCACGGCACCGACGGCTCGCTCGTCGGCGGCTGGACCGCGAGCTGCGCAACCGGCCTCGCCGTAGTGCTCGGCGGCGAGTACGCCGAGCGGCTCGGCATCTGCTCAGCACCGAGCTGCGACCGCGCGTACGTGGACACCTCACGCAGGTTCTGCTCGACCGCCTGCCAGAGCCGGGTGAAGGCCGCCGCCTACCGGGAGCGCCGGCAGACCTGA
- a CDS encoding methyltransferase domain-containing protein, whose protein sequence is MLQTDAAVSWVASWDRQQEKYMADREERFAVIADVLETTTGRPDPLVVDVGCGPGSLAARILDRLPAAQVVGVDSDPLLLGLAAGAYGDRSGLRLVDADLRADGWPGRLGLDRPADAVVSTTALHWLYRDELARAYADFAGVLRPGGVFVDGDHIYEGPDRPRLDQLIRTLRETRAVRAGVPHDGTAWQSWWAEVTAAPELAELVTERSQRSLDHNGSSDVWFADRLELLDKTGFVEAGTVWQSGDDRVLVAFRGE, encoded by the coding sequence ATGCTGCAGACCGATGCCGCCGTGTCCTGGGTGGCGAGCTGGGATCGCCAGCAGGAGAAGTACATGGCCGACCGCGAGGAGCGGTTCGCGGTGATCGCGGACGTCCTGGAGACCACCACCGGCCGACCGGACCCGCTGGTCGTGGACGTGGGCTGCGGCCCGGGGTCGCTGGCGGCACGCATCCTCGACCGGCTGCCCGCCGCGCAGGTGGTGGGCGTGGACAGCGACCCGCTGCTGCTCGGGCTGGCCGCCGGCGCGTACGGCGACCGCTCCGGCCTGCGGCTGGTCGACGCCGACCTGCGCGCCGACGGCTGGCCGGGCCGGCTCGGCCTCGACCGGCCCGCGGACGCGGTCGTCAGCACCACAGCGCTGCACTGGCTGTACCGCGACGAGCTGGCGAGGGCGTACGCGGACTTCGCCGGCGTGCTGCGGCCCGGCGGGGTGTTCGTGGACGGCGACCACATCTACGAGGGGCCCGACCGGCCCCGCCTCGACCAGCTGATCCGTACCTTGCGGGAGACGCGGGCGGTGCGGGCCGGCGTGCCGCACGACGGCACCGCGTGGCAGAGCTGGTGGGCCGAGGTGACCGCGGCGCCCGAGCTGGCGGAGCTGGTGACCGAGCGGTCGCAGCGCTCCCTGGACCACAACGGCAGCAGCGACGTCTGGTTCGCCGACCGGCTGGAGCTGCTCGACAAGACCGGCTTCGTCGAGGCCGGTACGGTCTGGCAGTCCGGCGACGACCGCGTGCTGGTCGCGTTCCGCGGCGAGTGA
- a CDS encoding 1-deoxy-D-xylulose-5-phosphate reductoisomerase, with product MGYVADNASARDIVVLGSTGSVGTQALEVAGRNPDAFRVVGLAASGTRTELLVQQALDFGVAAIAVTRTSAVQDVQLALYAEAQKRGYAKGEHRLPKLLGGPDAAAELAAWPCDTVLNAIDGSAGLPATLAALTAGRTLALANKESLIVGGELVRQLAAPGQIVPVDSEHSALAQCLRGGDPDEVRKLVLTASGGPFRGRSRADLTEVTPEQALAHPTWQMGPLVTVNSATLVNKALEVIEAHLLFGVPLDRIEVTVHPQSMIHSMVEFVDGSTLAQCSPPDMRLPISLGLGWPRRVADAAPAVDWRQAHTWEFFPLDDEAFPSVRLAREVAASGGTYPAVYNAANEECVTAFLDHQLPFLGIVDTVQRVVEAHAEAADPAATAGLTVGAVLEADAWARERAREIAGIRRDKRQ from the coding sequence ATGGGGTACGTGGCAGACAACGCATCGGCTCGCGACATCGTGGTGCTCGGCTCGACCGGCTCCGTCGGCACCCAGGCGCTCGAGGTCGCGGGGCGGAACCCGGACGCGTTCCGCGTGGTCGGGCTGGCGGCGAGCGGCACGCGCACCGAGCTGCTCGTGCAGCAGGCGCTGGACTTCGGCGTCGCGGCGATCGCCGTGACGCGCACGTCGGCGGTGCAGGACGTCCAGCTCGCGCTCTACGCCGAGGCGCAGAAGCGGGGGTACGCCAAGGGCGAACACCGACTGCCGAAGCTGCTCGGCGGGCCGGACGCGGCCGCCGAGCTGGCGGCGTGGCCGTGCGACACCGTGCTGAACGCGATCGACGGCTCCGCCGGGCTGCCGGCCACGCTGGCCGCGCTGACCGCCGGCCGCACGCTGGCGCTGGCCAACAAGGAGTCGCTGATCGTCGGCGGCGAGCTGGTGCGGCAGCTGGCCGCGCCCGGGCAGATCGTGCCCGTCGACTCCGAGCACTCCGCGCTCGCCCAGTGCCTGCGCGGCGGCGACCCGGACGAGGTGCGCAAGCTGGTGCTCACCGCCAGTGGCGGGCCGTTCCGCGGCAGGTCGCGGGCGGACCTGACCGAGGTCACCCCGGAGCAGGCGCTCGCGCACCCGACCTGGCAGATGGGCCCGCTGGTCACGGTCAACTCCGCAACCCTGGTGAACAAGGCGCTCGAGGTCATCGAGGCGCACCTGCTGTTCGGGGTGCCGCTCGACCGGATCGAGGTCACCGTCCACCCGCAGTCGATGATCCACTCGATGGTCGAGTTCGTCGACGGTTCGACGCTGGCGCAGTGCTCGCCGCCGGACATGCGGCTGCCGATCTCGCTCGGCCTCGGCTGGCCACGCCGGGTCGCGGACGCGGCGCCCGCGGTCGACTGGCGGCAGGCGCACACCTGGGAGTTCTTCCCGCTCGACGACGAGGCGTTCCCCTCGGTGCGCCTGGCCAGGGAGGTGGCGGCCAGCGGCGGCACGTACCCTGCCGTCTACAACGCGGCCAACGAGGAATGTGTCACCGCCTTCCTCGACCACCAGCTGCCTTTCCTCGGTATCGTCGACACTGTCCAACGCGTCGTCGAGGCGCACGCAGAGGCGGCCGACCCCGCGGCCACTGCCGGGTTGACGGTCGGTGCCGTGCTGGAGGCGGACGCCTGGGCGCGGGAGAGGGCTCGAGAGATCGCAGGCATCCGAAGGGATAAGAGGCAGTAG
- a CDS encoding PDZ domain-containing protein encodes MSDIALLGWAGILLFIVALLTSIMLHEAGHFVFAKKYGMKASEFFVGFGPRLWSFRRGETEFGIKALPLGGYVKILGMTPLEELDPAEQHRAFYKQKPWHRFMVLVAGSLTHFVIGIVILLILLMAVGIPMKEQTLELQAVSKCLPTSNASASCASDAGKTPAAKAGIKPGDKITGFNGAPVQSWDGLSKELRAHGGEKVTVTVERGGQTKELSTTLATVEDQQTGKQIGFLGVTAGERISGYQTYGPLEAVGKTGEVFVLQIGLIFKTLGQLPAAIPKLFSEERGETEGGQVGSVVGAGRMAGSLFGSDDPGRAKASNFLNMLQSINVFIGVFNLLPLLPMDGGHIAVLFWERIKAWFARKRGKLDPGPVDMTKLMPLTYAVFVLLVGLGAVLITADVVNPLESPF; translated from the coding sequence ATGTCCGACATTGCGTTGCTCGGCTGGGCGGGCATCCTGCTCTTCATCGTGGCCCTACTGACGTCGATCATGCTGCACGAGGCCGGCCACTTCGTGTTCGCCAAGAAGTACGGCATGAAGGCGTCGGAGTTCTTCGTCGGCTTCGGGCCGCGGCTGTGGTCGTTCCGGCGCGGTGAGACCGAGTTCGGGATCAAGGCGCTGCCGCTCGGTGGCTACGTGAAGATCCTCGGCATGACGCCGCTGGAGGAGCTCGACCCGGCCGAGCAGCACCGGGCGTTCTACAAGCAGAAGCCGTGGCACCGCTTCATGGTGCTCGTGGCCGGCTCGCTGACGCACTTCGTGATCGGCATCGTGATCCTGCTGATCCTGTTGATGGCCGTCGGGATCCCGATGAAGGAGCAGACCCTCGAGCTGCAGGCGGTCTCGAAGTGCCTGCCCACCTCGAACGCCAGCGCGTCCTGCGCCTCGGACGCGGGCAAGACCCCCGCGGCGAAGGCCGGCATCAAGCCGGGCGACAAGATCACCGGGTTCAACGGTGCGCCGGTGCAGTCGTGGGACGGGCTCAGCAAGGAGCTGCGGGCGCACGGCGGCGAGAAGGTCACGGTGACCGTCGAGCGGGGCGGCCAGACGAAGGAGCTGTCGACGACCCTCGCGACGGTCGAGGACCAGCAGACCGGCAAGCAGATCGGTTTCCTCGGCGTGACCGCGGGTGAGCGCATCAGCGGCTACCAGACGTACGGTCCGCTCGAGGCGGTCGGGAAGACCGGCGAGGTCTTCGTGCTGCAGATCGGGCTGATCTTCAAGACGCTCGGCCAGCTGCCCGCCGCGATCCCGAAGCTGTTCAGCGAGGAGCGCGGCGAGACCGAGGGCGGTCAGGTAGGCAGCGTGGTCGGCGCGGGCCGGATGGCCGGCTCGCTGTTCGGCTCCGACGACCCAGGTCGCGCCAAGGCGTCGAACTTCCTGAACATGCTGCAGAGCATCAACGTGTTCATCGGCGTGTTCAACCTGCTCCCGTTGCTGCCGATGGACGGCGGGCACATCGCGGTGCTGTTCTGGGAGCGGATAAAGGCGTGGTTCGCGCGCAAGCGCGGGAAGCTGGACCCAGGTCCGGTGGACATGACCAAGCTGATGCCGCTGACCTACGCGGTGTTCGTACTGTTGGTCGGTCTGGGCGCGGTGTTGATCACGGCTGACGTGGTCAACCCGCTGGAAAGCCCGTTCTGA
- the ispG gene encoding flavodoxin-dependent (E)-4-hydroxy-3-methylbut-2-enyl-diphosphate synthase has product MSTNLGMPTLPPQALAERRATRQLMVGKVPVGGGAPISVQSMTVTKTTDVDATLQQIAELTAAGCDIVRVAVPSRDDSEALPAIVAKSQLPVVADIHFQPKYVFGAIEAGCAAVRVNPGNIKKFDDQVKEIAAAAKANGTPIRIGVNAGSLDPRLLEKHGKATAEALVESALWEASLFEEHGFYDIKISVKHHDPVVMVQAYRQLADRCDYPLHLGVTEAGPAFQGTIKSATAFGALLAEGIGDTIRVSLSAPPVEEVKVGSAILESLGLRPRKLEIVSCPSCGRAQVDVYKLADEVTAGLEGMEVPLRVAVMGCVVNGPGEAREADLGVASGNGKGQIFVKGEVVKTVPEAMIVETLIEEAMRIAEDMESDGVSSGPPEVSVT; this is encoded by the coding sequence ATGAGCACTAACCTCGGGATGCCGACGTTGCCGCCGCAGGCGCTGGCCGAGCGGCGTGCGACCCGGCAGCTGATGGTCGGCAAGGTGCCGGTAGGCGGCGGCGCACCGATCTCGGTGCAGTCGATGACGGTGACGAAGACGACGGACGTGGACGCGACGCTTCAGCAGATCGCGGAGCTGACCGCGGCCGGCTGCGACATCGTCCGGGTCGCCGTGCCGAGCAGGGACGACTCCGAGGCACTGCCGGCGATCGTGGCGAAGAGCCAGCTGCCGGTCGTCGCGGACATCCACTTCCAGCCGAAGTACGTCTTCGGCGCGATCGAGGCCGGCTGCGCGGCGGTGCGGGTCAACCCGGGCAACATCAAGAAGTTCGACGACCAGGTCAAGGAGATCGCCGCCGCGGCCAAGGCCAACGGCACGCCGATCCGGATCGGTGTGAACGCCGGCTCGCTCGACCCGCGCCTGCTGGAGAAGCACGGCAAGGCGACGGCGGAGGCACTCGTGGAGTCGGCGCTGTGGGAGGCGTCGCTGTTCGAGGAGCACGGCTTCTACGACATAAAGATCTCCGTGAAGCACCACGACCCCGTCGTCATGGTGCAGGCGTACCGGCAGCTCGCCGACCGCTGCGACTACCCGCTGCACCTCGGTGTGACCGAGGCGGGCCCGGCGTTCCAGGGCACCATCAAGTCCGCGACCGCGTTCGGTGCGCTGCTCGCCGAGGGCATCGGCGACACCATCAGGGTCTCGCTGTCGGCGCCGCCGGTCGAGGAGGTCAAGGTCGGCAGCGCGATCCTCGAGTCGCTCGGCCTGCGGCCGCGGAAGCTGGAGATCGTCTCCTGCCCGTCGTGCGGCCGTGCCCAGGTGGACGTCTACAAGCTGGCCGACGAGGTCACCGCGGGTCTGGAGGGCATGGAGGTGCCGCTGCGGGTCGCGGTGATGGGCTGCGTGGTGAACGGCCCCGGCGAGGCGCGCGAAGCGGACCTCGGGGTGGCGTCGGGCAACGGCAAGGGCCAGATCTTCGTCAAGGGCGAGGTCGTCAAGACGGTGCCCGAGGCGATGATCGTGGAGACGCTGATCGAAGAGGCGATGCGAATTGCCGAGGACATGGAGTCCGACGGCGTAAGCTCTGGGCCACCCGAGGTGTCGGTCACCTAG
- a CDS encoding GNAT family N-acetyltransferase, with amino-acid sequence MRTSPCRVLDDRDLPAVQAVLARDPVTDVFVGSRVSTCGLDSWRLGAEIWGYHEHGELVSLCYSGANLVPVQATQAAARVFADRARRQGRRCSSIVGPIQAVEPMWRMLESAWGPARAVRVQPHMAAGASPGCAPDPAVRRVREDEVDLVLPSCIAMFIEEVGVSPVAGDGGALYRARVWELIRQGRAFARIEDGVVVFKAEIAAATRQACQIQGVWVPPEFRSRGLAAAGIAAVAAEAQRSVASRVSLYVNDYNAPARAAYQKAGFGEIGCFMSVLF; translated from the coding sequence CTGCGGACCTCGCCGTGTCGCGTGCTGGACGATCGGGACCTGCCGGCCGTCCAGGCTGTACTCGCGCGCGACCCGGTCACCGACGTCTTCGTCGGCTCGCGGGTCAGCACCTGCGGGCTGGACTCGTGGCGGCTCGGCGCCGAGATCTGGGGGTACCACGAGCACGGCGAGCTGGTCTCGCTCTGCTATTCCGGTGCGAACCTGGTGCCGGTGCAGGCGACCCAGGCGGCCGCACGGGTCTTCGCCGACCGGGCGCGCCGGCAGGGCAGGCGGTGTTCGTCGATCGTCGGGCCGATCCAGGCGGTCGAGCCGATGTGGCGGATGCTGGAGTCCGCGTGGGGACCAGCGCGCGCGGTGCGCGTACAGCCGCACATGGCCGCGGGCGCGTCGCCCGGCTGCGCACCCGACCCGGCCGTGCGGCGGGTACGTGAGGACGAGGTCGACCTGGTCCTGCCGTCGTGCATCGCCATGTTCATCGAGGAGGTCGGGGTGTCACCGGTGGCTGGTGACGGCGGCGCTCTCTACCGCGCGCGGGTGTGGGAGCTGATCAGGCAGGGCCGTGCCTTCGCGCGCATCGAGGACGGTGTGGTGGTGTTCAAGGCGGAGATCGCGGCCGCCACCCGGCAGGCGTGCCAGATCCAGGGCGTCTGGGTGCCGCCGGAGTTCCGCAGCCGAGGACTCGCCGCGGCCGGTATCGCGGCGGTGGCCGCCGAGGCGCAACGGTCGGTCGCATCGCGGGTGAGCCTGTACGTCAACGACTACAACGCGCCCGCCAGGGCGGCGTACCAGAAGGCCGGCTTCGGCGAGATCGGCTGCTTCATGTCCGTGCTGTTCTGA
- a CDS encoding ABC transporter permease, whose amino-acid sequence MSLTYLRVEIMRQVRDPRTLIFTVAMPSVLFLIFSNTSSGELGGISSSAYLMVSMAAYGSIGAAMFSASGIALERRIGWNRQLRLTPLPPQAYVLVKGTVAWLVTLVGLLLVYLVGLGCGVDLTWTRWLESLAATWLAVLPFVLLGIGIGYVGKVDLVQPVTMIVFLGMSIVGGLWVPVQAMPDLLAQLARVVPSYWLGAAGRAPLGAPGFGVEGVLVLAAWAVLFGGLAAWRYRADTTRV is encoded by the coding sequence ATGAGCCTGACCTATCTGCGCGTCGAGATCATGCGGCAGGTGCGGGACCCGAGGACGCTGATCTTCACCGTGGCGATGCCGTCGGTGCTGTTCCTGATCTTCAGCAACACCAGCAGCGGTGAGCTCGGTGGCATCTCGTCGAGTGCCTACCTGATGGTGAGCATGGCCGCGTACGGCTCGATCGGCGCGGCGATGTTCTCCGCGTCCGGCATCGCGCTCGAACGCAGGATCGGCTGGAACAGGCAGCTGCGGCTGACCCCGTTGCCGCCGCAGGCGTACGTGCTCGTGAAGGGGACCGTGGCGTGGCTGGTGACGCTGGTGGGGCTGTTGCTGGTGTACCTCGTCGGTCTCGGCTGCGGGGTCGACCTGACGTGGACGCGGTGGCTGGAGTCGCTCGCCGCCACCTGGCTCGCGGTGCTGCCGTTCGTGCTGCTCGGTATCGGCATCGGGTACGTCGGCAAGGTCGACCTGGTGCAGCCCGTGACCATGATCGTGTTCCTCGGCATGTCGATCGTCGGCGGGCTGTGGGTGCCGGTGCAGGCGATGCCGGACCTGCTGGCACAGCTGGCCAGGGTGGTGCCTTCGTACTGGCTCGGCGCCGCCGGCCGGGCACCGCTCGGCGCACCGGGCTTCGGGGTCGAGGGCGTGCTCGTGCTGGCGGCCTGGGCCGTGCTGTTCGGCGGGCTCGCCGCGTGGCGGTACCGGGCAGACACCACCCGCGTGTGA